Below is a window of Congzhengia minquanensis DNA.
ATGGATTTGCCCCGGTCGTTTGTCTGCGATTTTGAAGAATATCAGGACGGGAACTTTGAAAACGCCGAAATTCATATTTACATCAGCCTGACAGAGTGAGGCGTGAACGTTTATGGCCTCGTCGGAAGAATTTGTTCAATTTGCCTGTGAACAGGCAAGCGGCGCGGGAGAAATCACATACCGCAAGATGTTTGGGGAATATGGCGTTTACTGCGACGGCAAGCTGTTTGCCCTCATCTGCGGCGACCAGTTTTTTCTAAAAATTACTGATGCGGGCCGTGCCCTGTGTCCCAATTTGAAGGAGGCCCCGCCCTACGACGGCGCGAAGCCTTATTTTTTCATTGAGGACTTAGACGACCGGGAAAGCTTAACAAAGCTTGTTTCTGTAACCTGCGCAGCGCTTCCTCCGCCCAGGCCCAAAAAGGTACGGGCAGGGCGGCAAAAAAAAGCATAAAAAAAACGGTATGGCAAACTGCCATACCGTTTTTAACGCCGCTTAATCCGGTTAAAAGTGCTGTAGACATCTGTGTTAACCCCTAAGCTGCTCTAAATATTTTGTAAAGTTTTTGCACACCGGCACGTTCATTCTGCCTGCGTTCTCCAAAACGGAAATCCCCTCGTTGGCAATGTAAAAGCCAACGACCAGGTCCCGCACTTCTTCTATTCCGGCGGCTGTGCCAATCATTTGCGCCAAAATTACAATCAGCAAAATCATAACCTTTTTTAAAATGCCGCGAAACCCAATTTCGCTGTTTAACCGCTTTTCATAAAGCGCAGCCAGCACCCCTGTGACGTAGTCAATTAAAATGCAAACCAACAGGACTGAAAACAGCATGTCCAGCCCCCCAAACGCAAAGGAGAGAATACCCGCCAGCGCGCCGCAGGCAAGTTTCATCCATGTAATAAAATTGTCCATTTTGCCTTCCCTCACTTTCCCGTAATATACCGCACAACGTTCCGTGCAATGATAGCCGCTTGTGCTCTTGTCACTGGTTCATTCGGGTTAAAATGGGTTTCGTCCACCCCGTTCATAATCCCCATTTCAAACACTTCCCGAATCTGCTTTTCTCCGTAGTGCCCGCTGATGTCTGTAAATTTACATTCTGCCATTTTTATTTCCTCCTTAATCAACTGTTTAAACTTTTCCCACAGCGCCCAGTTATTTGCGCTCATTGAGGCCGGACAGTTCTTCCTGCTTGCATCATAGTGACGCACAACATGGGACGCGTCAATCCCTAGCTGCTTCATCAAATATTTTGTCAGCTCCGCAGCTTTCAGGTACGCCGCGTCGTAGTTTCCGTCAGCGTTTACACAAATTTCAATGCCGACGGAATTTTGGTTTGTAATGCCGTATTTGCCCTTGCCGTCCCCCACGTGCCAGGTGTAACATTTTGTGTAATCATTTACCTGCAAAACGGTTTTGTCGTCCACAAAAAAGTCCGCCGAGCTGTTTCGGTTCCCGCCGTTAAAATAACGGAAATGAGAGTCCGC
It encodes the following:
- a CDS encoding TfoX/Sxy family protein; its protein translation is MASSEEFVQFACEQASGAGEITYRKMFGEYGVYCDGKLFALICGDQFFLKITDAGRALCPNLKEAPPYDGAKPYFFIEDLDDRESLTKLVSVTCAALPPPRPKKVRAGRQKKA
- a CDS encoding phage holin family protein, encoding MDNFITWMKLACGALAGILSFAFGGLDMLFSVLLVCILIDYVTGVLAALYEKRLNSEIGFRGILKKVMILLIVILAQMIGTAAGIEEVRDLVVGFYIANEGISVLENAGRMNVPVCKNFTKYLEQLRG
- a CDS encoding N-acetylmuramoyl-L-alanine amidase: MNIEKKQIAYNRVTRNSAIRYIVIHDTGNKSKGADADSHFRYFNGGNRNSSADFFVDDKTVLQVNDYTKCYTWHVGDGKGKYGITNQNSVGIEICVNADGNYDAAYLKAAELTKYLMKQLGIDASHVVRHYDASRKNCPASMSANNWALWEKFKQLIKEEIKMAECKFTDISGHYGEKQIREVFEMGIMNGVDETHFNPNEPVTRAQAAIIARNVVRYITGK